A genome region from Brassica oleracea var. oleracea cultivar TO1000 chromosome C2, BOL, whole genome shotgun sequence includes the following:
- the LOC106327737 gene encoding casein kinase I isoform alpha-like, with protein MDRVVGGKYKLGRKLGSGSFGELFLGVNVQNGEEVAVKLEPARARHPQLHYESKLYMLLQGGTGIPHLKWYGVEGEYNCMVIDLLGPSLEDLFNYCSRRFNLKTVLMLADQMLNRVEFMHVRGFLHRDIKPDNFLMGLGRKANQVYIIDYGLAKKYRDLQTHKHIPYRENKNLTGTARYASVNTHLGIEQSRRDDLESLGYVLMYFLRGSLPWQGLRAGTKKQKYDKISEKKRLTPVEVLCKSFPPEFTSYFLYVRSLRFEDKPDYPYLKRLFRDLFIREGYQFDYVFDWTILKYPQFGSSSSSSSKPRSSLRPALNPPVPSGERPERPSAAGQDSRDRFSGALEAYARRNGSGSGAVQADRSRPRTSDNVLASSKDTPPQNYERVERPISSTRHASSSRKAIVSSVRATSSADFTENRSARVVPNNGRSSTAQRIQLVPDSTSRPSSSFTRAAPSRTARDSMLQSFELLTIGNGKRK; from the exons ATGGATCGTGTTGTTGGTGGAAAGTATAAGCTGGGACGTAAACTAGGGAGTGGATCATTTGGTGAACTCTTTCTAG GAGTGAATGTGCAAAATGGAGAAGAAGTTGCTGTCAAGCTT GAACCTGCACGAGCTAGGCACCCTCAGCTTCATTATGAGTCAAAGCTCTATATGCTTCTTCAAGGAGGAA CTGGTATTCCGCATTTAAAATGGTACGGTGTCGAGGGTGAATACAACTGCATGGTGATTGATCTTCTGGGCCCTAGCCTCGAGGATTTGTTTAATTATTGCAGTCGGAGGTTCAATCTTAAGACTGTTCTAATGCTCGCTGATCAGATG TTAAATCGAGTCGAGTTTATGCATGTCCGCGGATTTCTTCATCGTGATATTAAGCCAGACAACTTTTTAATGGGTCTTGGACGCAAAGCAAACCAG GTGTACATCATTGACTACGGGCTTGCCAAAAAGTATAGAGATCTTCAAACTCATAAGCACATTCCCTACAG GGAAAACAAGAATCTGACCGGAACAGCTCGATATGCAAGTGTTAACACTCATCTTGGAATTG AGCAAAGTAGGAGGGACGATCTGGAATCTCTTGGCTACGTGCTTATGTATTTTCTTCGAGGAAG TCTGCCTTGGCAAGGCCTTCGTGCTGGTACCAAAAAGCAGAAGTATGACAAGATCAGTGAAAAGAAAAGGCTTACACCTGTTGAG GTTCTCTGTAAATCATTTCCACCTGAGTTCACATCATACTTTCTCTATGTACGATCATTGCGGTTTGAAGACAAACCAGATTATCCATACCTAAAGAGGCTTTTTAGGGATCTCTTTATCCGAGAAG GTTATCAGTTTGACTATGTATTTGATTGGACAATCTTGAAATATCCGCAGTTCGGCTCTAGTTCCAGCTCCAGCTCAAAACCAAGA TCGAGCCTTAGACCAGCTCTGAATCCTCCTGTGCCATCCGGAGAGAGACCAGAGAGACCTTCGG CTGCTGGACAAGACAGCCGCGACAGATTCTCGGGAGCTTTGGAGGCATATGCTAGAAGAAATGGCTCAGGAAGCGGTGCGGTGCAGGCTGATCGATCGAGACCAAGAACCTCAGATAATGTATTAGCATCATCAAAGGACACACCACCA CAAAACTACGAGAGGGTTGAGAGACCAATTTCTTCAACCAGACACGCAAGTTCTTCAAGAAAAGCCATTGTCTCAAGCGTTCGAGCCACTTCCTCAGCTGATTTCACTGAGAACCGCTCGGCCAGAGTTGTCCCTAACAATGGCCGTTCCTCAACCGCTCAACGGATTCAGCTTGTACCTGACTCGACCTCTAGACCATCGTCCTCTTTCACCCGAGCTGCACCATCCAGGACTGCTCGCGACAGCATGCTCCAGAGCTTTGAGCTACTCACGATAGGGAATGGGAAGAGGAAGTGA